The nucleotide window TGGACCTACCAATCGCAATGGCATCTTAGCCGGCAGGCGTCCATTGTGCAGCAGCATGGCAATGTTCTTATTAGGAGTCGCCTGCAGCTTCCGATACGCTTCGCGAATATGTCTGGTCTCAACCGGGGTACGACCCTCCTCAGGGGGATCGAACAATCCAGTCTCGCGCGTACGCTTCTTACTGCTCTCGCCGttctcaccacctccacgaCGGTTCTTCTCGCGGTCTTCCCgctccttgaccttgagTGCTTCCTCGGTCAGAGTCTGCACAATTTCGAAAGTCAAAAAACCAAGAATATCAACGATATCGTCATTGGGCTTGGACTCAGTCACGATGCCGAATCCGGCCCACTCGCGGAACCGTTTACTTTTGCGGTAGGTGAACGAAGCCTGGCGACATTCTGACCAGAACACATACTCTTCCTTGGTCATGTTCTTAGTACGTTCGTCGGCCGCGGCGAGGCGCTGGAGCGTAGCGTAgttctgctcctcctcttcctcatcttcttcgtcctcgcgTTCGGGAACCTGCACCGAGTAGAAGCTGTTCACGTCCCAGGCGAGACCAACGCGAGCACGCTTATTCTTGGGCTTTGACGCGACGTCCTGCGGTCCTGCGACGACTCCGCCGGCGATGGGGTCATCAGCTCCCGCGAAGTCTGCAGCATCAGCGCCGCCTTTGTCGTCGGAGTCTTTGACGTTCTTTCGGACATCTTTCCAGGACAGGAACGTCTTGAGACGCGACACCTTGGCCTTGTCATGGCGAATGAGAAAGATCAAATCATCGGTAGAGATAGACCGCACGCCGCGACGAGTAGCTAGGGCGGTGCTTCGTGCGAGCTGCAGGAGTTAGCGGAGTTCGCAACATAGTTGGGGAAAGAGCATACAATTTCGACAACTTGCTGGCGCACAATGTCCTCAATGAGAGTCGTGGTTTCGACGGACGGTTCGGCAGTCTCACCAGAGACGAACATCATCTTGCGAGAGAAACTAATTAGCATTTCCTTGAACTCCTCCCTGGTTtctgcatccatccccatGTACATGTCCAACGGTTCGTCgcgcggctgctgctggacaGTTGGGACTGCTGGAACTGCCGGGACAAATGGCACCGGCGGTGCAGTCGTCATTTGGCCATCTTCCAGATGGTCCCATCCATGCCACGAGATAGTAGCATCAGAATCATAGGGATCCGCAGACATGACTGGAGATAGTGCCTTCAACAACAAGCAGACTCGCAATATCCGAGTAGACCTCAGTCAAGCGAGTTGgcaagaagtagaagaagactTCCAGTCAGAAGACCCTTTGTAATCCCATTTTGCAAAGGAGCAAAGCACCATTGCATGCTAGAATTCACCATTCCCATGCATTACCGCTGCTTCAATGAAGCTCCGTAGATCACATCGATAAAGCGGAGTATCACTTATCACAGCAGCGACAAATAGAACCAGCATGATACCATAAACAGACTAGACTCACGCAGCCGCAcccaaaagagaaagagagacaaatCACAGATTCTCACAGCACCAGACAGACTAGATAGGAAATCAGAACAAATGCTTACCTGCTGGATCTCCTGCCGATACTTGGGGGTACGATCAGTCGACATGATGCAGGTTATAGGAACACTGATCGAGCATGCTCCACTGCAAATACTCTGACAAGGGGAGTCCGAATCTCTATCTGCTCAGGATCAAGATGGGACAGATATTGACAATGTGGCATCCATTCGAAGCAGCGAAGTATGAAAGAAGGAAACAGTGCCTGGATGCTGGTTGGTGCACGTGAATCTCACACCCTCAGGTGACTTGGACTGATTACAGTGCATAGCCGGATCATCACATGATCCGATGTCCGGCTGCCCTCCGCCGCATTTGGTGGGGGAATATCGAAAGTTTCCCGGCTGGTGGGATTATTCACGAACAACTTACAATTCCAATTATTTGTGGTATTTGAAATTGTATATTCACCATGCTCTACCTGGTAGGACTTGGTCTGGCTGACGAGACCGATATTACGGTCCGCGGTCTGGAGATCGTTAAGAAGGCCGAGCGTGTCTATCTGGAGGCATACACGGCCATTTTGCTCGTCGATAAGGAGAAACTAGTGAGTGTCGCCTGACGGAGTACTACAAGATATGTGTTCTAGGGTGTGGAGTTGACTAACTGGAATAAATTGGTTTAGTAGGAAGCTTTCTATGGACGTCCTGTTATCGAGGCCGACCGCGAAAAGGTCGAGAGTGGCAGCGATGAGATTCTCGCCGACGCCGACAAGGTCGATGTTGCTTTCCTCGTCGTTGGTGATCCCTTTGGGTATGTATTGTCTTCACTAATTCTCTGGCGCGACATTGGCATGGTGTCTGACTTCCATCAGCGccaccacacacacagatCTAGTCCTCCGCGCCCGCGAACTGGGCATCGAATCCAAGGTCATCCCCAACGCTTCCATCATGTCCGGTATCGGCTGCACGGGTCTGCAGCTGTACAACTTCGGTCAGACCGTCAGCATGGTCTTCTTCACTGAGAACTGGAAGCCTTCATCCTACTACGATCGGGTCAAGGAGAACGTTCAGTTGGGTCTGCACACATTGGTTCTGTTGGACatcaaggtcaaggagcCGTCGCTGGAGAACATGGCTCGGGGCCGTTTGGTCTACGAGCCCCCTCGCTATATGACCGTTGCGCAGTGTGCAGGTCAGATGTTGGAGACTGAGGAGGAGCGTCAGGAAGGCGTCTGGGGACCGGACAGTCTTGCTGTCGGCGCGGCGCGTGTGGGTGCCGCGGACCAGAAGCTGGTTGCTGGTACCCTAAAGGAACTGGCCGAGGTCGAGATGGGCCGGCCTCTGCACAGCTTGGTGTTGATCGGAAAGAGAGCGCATGACCTGGAGAAGGACTACATCCGGGAGTTCGCTGTCGACAAGGCCACCTTCGACGCTAGCTGGCAGAAGGGCGGATACGGCACTATGTAAAGACCGTCGCTGATGAGGAACGAAACcaaaatagatagatattcaTCACGCCAAAACTGAACACTGCTAATGAAATCACATGCACGAACCCAAACACCCAAACCCGCTTTCTGGTGGAAACAAAATGCTAGCAACTAGCCACGCACACGTCATAAGCCGTAGAGAGGATTGCGAGATAGCCATAGCCGTAGCCATTAAGCTGTTCGCCTAGCAAACAATCGAGTCAACCGTTCGGGGAATCGCATCTATACAATCGCAATCACTGTTAGCAAAAGATTCAAAATAAATTAACCAAAAGAAAACCCACCgtagcagaagaaggcgTCTCCGGCGGCGTCTGCGTCTGATCACTCTCATACTCTCCACCATCGGCATagctcccctcctcatcatacCCATCATCGAAActatccccatcttcctcatcgtgAGGGAACCACCTCTCCGGATCGCCGTTATACACAATCCACCAGCCAATGCGCTCTCCCGCCGCATACTTATCCCGAAACTCCGTCAGAGCCTCCATGGCGTCCTTCTCCAACGGCTCCTCCTTAAATATGTCCTCTGGCTTCCAGCTCGTCTCGGGAGTAGGACCGACATCctcggggatggagatgacttTCCCACCGACGTAGGCGTAGGGCTTGCTAACTGCGTCGTCGCTTGTGTCTTCGGGGTCGTATTGCTCGATGAAACGGAGGTTAGGTAGGCGGGAGACGATGCTGGGTTCGGTCTTTTTGAGCGATTCCATGACCAGTTCGCTGGTTAGGGGTTGTTGGAGGTATTCGGCTGTTGCGTCTTCCAGGTTGTGGAGAACAATGTATACGCGGATGCCGGTAAAGCCGGCGCGCGGCCAGCGAAAGCCGTAGAGCATGTAGACGGgcattttatttattttaatctgcCGTCTGCAGAGATTTGTTGGATGGTAgtaggtggtagtggtgaggaagggggtgtgtggggggggagggaaatgaGGAGAGTGGGTGAAGTAAGGGAGGAGGTGCTGTTTTATGAATGAGGTGATCGGTAGTAttgtggggaggaggagtagTTCATATTAAGATCGGGATCTCGGCGAGGTGAGGAGAGAAGtggagagaaggatgatgaaagaaagagagagagacagagaaaagATCATGAGAGTCTAGGGGTTGCGCATTGCGGATTCGGATTGGGGGAAATAGTTGGTTGCACAGCGCGGGATGGGATAGATAATATGcaggggaaagaatgaaagagaaaaaggcgaAAAGAGCAGAAAAAGGCAGATGATATATGCAGGGTCTCTCCGTGAGGCCGGATTCGAATGTTGGATTCTTTGTTTGTTTCCTTGGGTTACCACCTATCTAGAGAGGACTAATGATTTAAAGGTTGGGCTGGAttagaaggagagaagaactGTGAAAGAGACTATTGAATTCCAGAGATCCCAGCGAGCAGTCGGTGAAAACAATGGAAAATCAATCTCATTATGCTGGTTGTCTGCAGATTCGATCTGGAAAGCTTAAAGTCAATCGGTGACCCAACGGTCAAAGCGGTCAGCACCGGCAGTATGGAGTCTCGACTCGCATTGTCCGCCGGAGACACCGCGGAGAACAAGTGACGCCCCCGTTGCACTTCTGGCTTTGCTGATTTACCCCCCTCATTGGTCTCCTCCCTTGCAATAACCACTAACGGGATGGTACTCTCATTTATTCTGGTGCAGAATCGCCAGTAAGTCATACCCCGCGTCCCCCCGGGATGCCCCATCTCCATGCATGAAATACACCCCCTAACGCAGGAACAGGGGGAAGACGCGGCTCGCGAAATGGTATGCGCCGTATAGCGTAAGTGCATCCCTACTTGGACAGATTCGGATGTCATCTAACACTCTTAATTTATGTTAGGATGAAGAAAAGGTCAAGCTAAAGGGCGAGGTTCGTTATATGCCCCTCCCGacaactactaccaccaccaccaccactactactacaccccGCCGCGGAACGATGTAATAATGTATGCTGGATAGGTCCATCGCCTGGTCGCCCCGCGAGACCAGAAATACCAGTCCAATTTCGTCGAGTTCAAGAGGAGTACCAAGGTCGTCTACCGGAGATATGCGGGGTTATTCTTCTGCGCCTGCGTCGATGCAACCGACAACGAATTGGCCTACCTCGAGGCGATCCATTTCTTCGTCGAGGTGTTGGATCAGTTCTTTGGGAACGTCTGTGAGTTGGACTTGGTGTTCAACTTCTACAAGGTAAGTGAGCTAtagggtggtggagggagtcACTGGGATGGTCCTGGAACCGGAAGAGAGTAGCAGACGGATGGGCTGATGGTTGTACAGGTATACGCCATTCTGGACGAGGTGTTCCTTGCAGGTGAAATTGAagaaacaagcaagcaagtcgTATTGACAAGGTTGGAACACTTGGATAAGCTGGAATGAGGGAGATAATATTGGGGGGTATAGCAAGAAGGGAGAAGTATAAAGATCGCTTCATGGCGATACAATTGCATATATGACCACGGGACATGGTCAAGAGGAGTTAGGGGTTCATTAGGCTGATATCAAGTCTGGGCGTGTTTCTTTATATATCATTATTGCATGCGATTGTTTCCAATGTTGTATTTGGTTGGCGACTGTTAATACCCTTTCTGGATTACCTGCATCCTACTGTCCAATCGAGTAGATTCCATTCAAATTAAGCGCCATGCGATGCTTGTAATGAGTGCACTTATAGCCGTTCTCAGGGCCACTTTCAGGGTCTGCCAGGGGTTCACAGGGACCAAGTGTGTCCGCTATTGTTTGCACTCACACGGGGTATGGCTGCTGCCTGACCTCCAACAGCCGACTTTCACTGCCGCGATGCTTGACAGCGGATCACCCGAGACATCTCACAACTGAGACCGGACCACTCAACGCAGCCAGCACGCAACGGCCGCGCCATCAAAATAATTTAAGCTTATCTGTCGATGACAGGGCTAATAGGACTCCGTAGTTCGTCTCCATTCCAGAAATGTGGTTAATTGTGGGTGCTCTCAACTGGGGGAGGGTTGCCTCCTGCCTGGGTCGACATGCCCCGAGGAGATGAGGTGATTGCGGGCGGCGATTGCGAGCCTGCCAACGACGATGGTGACAGCAGCTCTTGGCAATTCATACATAAGGGGCCTCTCACCCTGATCAcaccttttcttttgatggatttgctttgcttgatgCACGACTGCACCGTCACCCTGCACGCTTATGTTGGTCATCGCATCCGGCTTACCTGGATGGCCTGAGGACACCATTTTCGACAACCCTCTCACTCCGGAAGCACACCTCCTTGTTGGCTCTAATGGTCCGACAAGCACTGGCCTTGGATCGGTGAACTGTGACGGAGATTGATTGACGGGCACCGGCACTTGGGAACTACCTACCGTCTCAATCCCGTTACACCGTCCGTACGCAGGGAGAGAATTACCGCTGTATCACCTCTGTCTCGGCTTCATGAACTGTTCAACAACGTCCAAGCTGGCCTGTCTTGCTGATAATGCCGCACCGGCTCATGCTCCGTAGCAGAAAccggaaggagagggcaGATCCTCATCAGACTACTCAGAATTCACCCGCCACTCGTGTTGCGATCAACCAACGTGGAGATAAACCGCCGTGACAAGTTGATAACGTTACCTAACGCATCACCATTTTAGTCGAGCGCATGCAGTTCGACGGAGATTTGGGGATTGGAATCCCATGGGTCCACCACCCCACGTCGGATGGCTCGCCAGTGATAGCGGTCCTTGATATGGGCAGGTTGATGGGGCTTACGACGATTCATCTAACGACTGGTCgtctgattgattgatagggGACGGGATCCATGCCCACTTTGCCCAGATGATTATCAGTCGAGCTTTTGGCCTATCACTCCGCCAATTTCCAACTTACTTCCAATTTTGTCCCTAGATGCGCGGTttttgagaaagaaaagggggaggCAGGAAATGAGGGAACAGGGAATTTCCAAGAAACCTTAGGAAATAACTCTCGTTGAACCAGTCTTCTCGCCTTCACGACCGCATAGGCCTTCGAGACTCTTCTGGCTTGCGGAGAGGGCGGCACTAGTCAATTCCACTTTCACGGGGCAGTCGGACTAGTTGACCGTAGCACCAGCTTGGACTGGATCGGGTAAGGCGAGTTCCAATTTTCTAGGCTCGGCCGTAACAACCAAGACGAGGCAAGTCGGAAGTGCGTGGGTATTGTCCGATTATGCGTGTTCATAACATGTGGAGACTGGTTTCGCGGACGGATCATCTTGAGTTTGCCTCTTTGGTTCGGAAACGACTATTGCAGTAAAGTTGACGCCGTCCTCTTGCTGAGCCACCACCACACGTCACGTCGCAGGTGTTTGCGAGGTAGACAGACATCTGAAGTGGCCAAATTGGCAGCTGAGCAAGCGTCAGCAAAGAGGCCTATGTCACTTTGTCAGGTCTATTTGCGTCGCATGATACACTGACCAAATGCACCTGTTCTCATGGGCAAGTCGGGGAAATTATTCGCTCGAATATCTCCTGACGGTTAACCTTAGACAGCCCGTGCCTCGGGATATTGTGGGTACACAGCCTATACGGGCAACATATAATCCACTGTCAGAGTTGATCACATCCAAGGGTGGCGTTCCACGAGGAATCACACTATTGTATCTTTAATCTGGCCAGTTCGAGTCTAGAAATGCTTGCCCTGAAGGTTATTACCATGCACCGTTGCAATTGGCGCAGAGGGATAGAATCGATGAGGCTTGGACAAGTTACGCGGACGACGACGTGGAAGTGTACTGCCGCCACCAGATGGAGACAACCGTTCAAGCTCCAAGTCGTTCCACAGTGGAACAAAGGCACGGGTCGGTGTCAGGGCATCCGCACGGCAAGATTGTGGACACTGAACAGCACCGGAGTGGATGGTGTCAGGCTTTGGACTCGCAAGTCAAGCTCTAAGCAGACGCTTAGATTGCCTACCTGGGATACTCGAAACATGGTATCTGGCAAGAGCTTCCTTTTTCGTTTGTTGAACACCGTATAGGACCTTGATAGTTCGTAGAAAAGTTGTCGATCTTTCTCTAGATCCACAGTGAGATAGGACAAGTTCCAACACCGCTCTaagctctctttctctgtaGTGGGATCAGGGTCATGTCCAACGCACTTGAATGCAATGTCCTGATTGTGACGGCTCATTTGCACGCACGCTTTACGGAGGCTTCCCGGAGAAGCTTGCTTTCATTGTCGCCGCAGATGTGGGGCTTCAATAGATGGATTCAGATTCGAGAGCCATATACTTTGCAGCTTGTGAGGACACAGATCCAGTTCGTTGCGGGCTGCTTCGAACGACCTGGACAGGCAGTAATCCACGTAGTCAGGAGTCATAGCGCCATGGTTATTGTTAGAGCGATCCAAGCGGTCTTCCACCGTCCGTCTGGCAATGGATCTGTATACCAACCActggaggaaagaagagtcgTCAAGATTAGATGCTCATGGTGTTGACCAGGATGAGAGACTAGCCGGATTGGGATAGCAGCACGGGAAGGAGTGAAATGGAGAGAACTAAGGAACTAATGCCACTCCCAGCCATGCTAATTACACACTACCTTTGTTACCCCATGCCGGCTTACAGAACAAGGAATCCATGGGTGAACATTCCATGTCCGAAGTATACACATCGACAAGACGACTCTGCAGGTCATACAGATCTCAAAGCAGAATGGGTGTGGTGGTAAACACCGCAGCTCAGCATATTTTGCAGAGATTTCCACCCTTACACCGCACAGGTAGGAATGCAGGGGCATACTCAGTATGATACGTAACAGAACAGACCCTGGAgtatggtggagatggaaggagaggatacGTTTCaggccttttctttgcttcgCATTTCGTAACTCGTACCATGTATGTATCCCTGAGCGGAGACCATGCTGGAAATTGACACGCACggctctttttctttccatcttcatttgTTCGAAGTAGAAAGGTTTCTACCAttattttcccctttttatttttacttgCTGGGATGGCGTGGGTGGCTTAACATTAGCCCGGGCGGGGAGTGGCACTATCCAGCAACAGACGGAGAAATGTACGCGTCGTCAACTGTGGCTTCAACCAATGAGTGCGAGTCCGGGCACGGTTCGACAGCTGAGCCTATGAGGACAAGATCCAATCCAGAGAATCCAGAAGCTCAACGATCGACCGGCGAAACGCAGGCCTACGCGGCCGATCCCTGGGATGCAGCGACAGCCGGGCTTGGCATGtttccatctttctcttcttccccttccccttctgcttcttgctttttgctgGGAGCCCCGCCGCGCACCGCTGCTGGGTCTCCCGGAAGTCGAATTGATTCATGATTGATTCCCTGAATCCCCTCTCGCCTCCTGCTCGCTTGTGACTGGCCCAGCACCTCGGGTTCCCCCTTGGCGAGATTCGTGGAAATTCATCTGCTTCCTCATGTTGAGTGGAGGAgaaccaaatccaccccctGACTATCCTTCTGGCTTTTTTGGGTGAACGTCAGCCGGTGACGTCTATTTTTCTGTCGGGTAATCCaaggtttctttttttggggggagaaggaggggagggagggatgaaTGGGTTTCCCTTCGGTTATACTTTGTACCCCAGGAGTACTACCCTACTCTATTATTGGCCCTACATTACTATCGACAAGGTGGTTTATCAATGTCACTTCCATCCTTGTGAGGAATGTGTGCAGAACGTGGGTTGAGCAACCGGCGGGTCTCCGCCGGCGAAAGgaagggatggaggggatggaaaTGAAATATTGATTGCAATGAGGGAACAAGAATCACTCGATTcaaggggagaaaaagaaaaaaaaaaaaaacataatAATTTTGACAACAGAATAGTATATtgaagaaaggaaataaaCGCACGCCGTTTCAGAAGTATTCATGTATCCAATGGTCCAgagaagtggatgaagatcCAAACGACCGGCCAGACCAATCCAAGGTTTCCGTCGCGGATTTCCCCAGAAGACAGGAAAGTTGCCACATTCAGTCTGGCCGTcatttactattattcaaAATATTCAAAATCCAGAAATTgcaaataatttaatttactcTTTCGGCGCAGAGGCGCCAAGGTGCTTTTCCTAGTCTGATCTTATTATTACCCTCCCACCATCGAGACTAGCCTTTCTGGGTCCTTCTGGGTTATCTACGACTCCATCACCTTGATTGTTCTTGATCTACTCCCGGGCTCCTTTTAATCTCTGCAACGCCTGCTCTGGAAtccacttctttctttcttctcttccattcttttctcttgtctCTATCCttgcctgtctgtctgtcttcctCGGGTTGGATTCAGTTCGTCTTCTGTCCTTAGACCTGTTCCTTCCTTTGCGACCAGCGGTCCCTTGCAGAGTAACACCttcattactactacactaCACCCCCAGCGAGCCCCCGGGTAGTACATCCAGTTCGCGTTACTATACTACTTCAAACCACACATCTATCTCCGCCGATAATCCATCATGTCTTTGATTCACGCCGACAACCTGGCTCCCCAGCCAATCACTGATATCTTCACCGATGACACCTGCATCGACCGCCGCAAGTGCCACCGCACCGTGCCCATGAAGGTGCTGGCTCTGGGTGTGGGAAGAACCGGAACTGCTTGTAGGTGCTACTTTGGAGGCAGGCGACGGATTGCATGACTGACTGGCTCTGTGAACAGCCCTCCGCATTGCCCTCGAACGTCTGGGCTACGTCAAGACCTACCACATGATGTCCGCCAGTATGGAGAACCCTCCCGACTGCCTGATGTGGCACGATGCTCTCGCTGCCAAGTACGACGGTGTCGGCGAGTTCGGTAGAAAGGAATGGGATCAGCTTCTGGGAGACTGCCAGGTAGGTTGCTACTATAGATCACTCGCAACGAACTCGCACGCTGACTCTTTCAAAGGCAGTCTGTGACTGGCCTGCCTGTGCCTTTGCTAAGGAGCTGATCGAGGCCTACCCCAACGCCAAGGTCATTCTGACCACCCGTGATGTTGAGTCGTGGCATGCGTATGTTATACTCCTTCGTTCTGCGATCCAGAACATAGTCTAATTGATTCCCTATAGTTCCGTCATGAAGACCGTTTGGTGGCGTGTCTCCGACCCCGAGCACAAGTTCGTTTCGAACTTCAGCTGGGCCGCTAGCATGTACTACCCCATGCTCAACAAGTTCTTCCAGACCTTCTTCCGCGGCGACTTCCCCAACAAGGGCAAGCAGGTCTACCTTGACCACGTTGAGGAGGTCCGCAGCCTGGTTCCTCCCGAGAGGCTCCTCGAGTACAAGATCGGCGAG belongs to Aspergillus luchuensis IFO 4308 DNA, chromosome 3, nearly complete sequence and includes:
- the SPT3 gene encoding transcriptional regulator SPT3 (COG:K;~EggNog:ENOG410PHPH;~InterPro:IPR009072,IPR003195;~PFAM:PF02269;~go_function: GO:0046982 - protein heterodimerization activity [Evidence IEA];~go_process: GO:0006366 - transcription by RNA polymerase II [Evidence IEA]); amino-acid sequence: MSTDRTPKYRQEIQQMMFVSGETAEPSVETTTLIEDIVRQQVVEILARSTALATRRGVRSISTDDLIFLIRHDKAKVSRLKTFLSWKDVRKNVKDSDDKGGADAADFAGADDPIAGGVVAGPQDVASKPKNKRARVGLAWDVNSFYSVQVPEREDEEDEEEEEQNYATLQRLAAADERTKNMTKEEYVFWSECRQASFTYRKSKRFREWAGFGIVTESKPNDDIVDILGFLTFEIVQTLTEEALKVKEREDREKNRRGGGENGESSKKRTRETGLFDPPEEGRTPVETRHIREAYRKLQATPNKNIAMLLHNGRLPAKMPLRLI
- the dph5 gene encoding diphthine synthase (BUSCO:EOG09263JW5;~COG:J;~EggNog:ENOG410PGKF;~InterPro:IPR035996,IPR014777,IPR000878,IPR014776, IPR004551;~PFAM:PF00590;~go_function: GO:0004164 - diphthine synthase activity [Evidence IEA];~go_function: GO:0008168 - methyltransferase activity [Evidence IEA];~go_process: GO:0017183 - peptidyl-diphthamide biosynthetic process from peptidyl-histidine [Evidence IEA]) — its product is MLYLVGLGLADETDITVRGLEIVKKAERVYLEAYTAILLVDKEKLEAFYGRPVIEADREKVESGSDEILADADKVDVAFLVVGDPFGATTHTDLVLRARELGIESKVIPNASIMSGIGCTGLQLYNFGQTVSMVFFTENWKPSSYYDRVKENVQLGLHTLVLLDIKVKEPSLENMARGRLVYEPPRYMTVAQCAGQMLETEEERQEGVWGPDSLAVGAARVGAADQKLVAGTLKELAEVEMGRPLHSLVLIGKRAHDLEKDYIREFAVDKATFDASWQKGGYGTM
- a CDS encoding uncharacterized protein (COG:S;~EggNog:ENOG410PPF2), with the protein product MPVYMLYGFRWPRAGFTGIRVYIVLHNLEDATAEYLQQPLTSELVMESLKKTEPSIVSRLPNLRFIEQYDPEDTSDDAVSKPYAYVGGKVISIPEDVGPTPETSWKPEDIFKEEPLEKDAMEALTEFRDKYAAGERIGWWIVYNGDPERWFPHDEEDGDSFDDGYDEEGSYADGGEYESDQTQTPPETPSSATMRFPERLTRLFARRTA
- the APS2 gene encoding AP-2 complex subunit sigma (COG:U;~EggNog:ENOG410PMYN;~InterPro:IPR016635,IPR022775,IPR011012,IPR027156;~PFAM:PF01217;~go_component: GO:0030122 - AP-2 adaptor complex [Evidence IEA];~go_function: GO:0035615 - clathrin adaptor activity [Evidence IEA];~go_process: GO:0015031 - protein transport [Evidence IEA];~go_process: GO:0016192 - vesicle-mediated transport [Evidence IEA];~go_process: GO:0072583 - clathrin-dependent endocytosis [Evidence IEA]) encodes the protein MVLSFILVQNRQGKTRLAKWYAPYSDEEKVKLKGEVHRLVAPRDQKYQSNFVEFKRSTKVVYRRYAGLFFCACVDATDNELAYLEAIHFFVEVLDQFFGNVCELDLVFNFYKVYAILDEVFLAGEIEETSKQVVLTRLEHLDKLE
- a CDS encoding sulfotransferase family protein (COG:S;~EggNog:ENOG410PFKR;~InterPro:IPR040632,IPR027417;~PFAM:PF17784;~TransMembrane:1 (o258-280i)) codes for the protein MSLIHADNLAPQPITDIFTDDTCIDRRKCHRTVPMKVLALGVGRTGTASLRIALERLGYVKTYHMMSASMENPPDCLMWHDALAAKYDGVGEFGRKEWDQLLGDCQAVCDWPACAFAKELIEAYPNAKVILTTRDVESWHASVMKTVWWRVSDPEHKFVSNFSWAASMYYPMLNKFFQTFFRGDFPNKGKQVYLDHVEEVRSLVPPERLLEYKIGEGWGPLCEFLGEEVPDTPFPRGNDMADFFKRCRGRNRRQMLNAALQAVTMGGALLATGLVATMAFKRFSR